One Lachnospiraceae bacterium C1.1 genomic region harbors:
- a CDS encoding DUF1294 domain-containing protein produces MKILIVYLLLINFVAFTLMAIDKNRAKKHEWRIKEATLFLSAIIGGSIGAIAGMQVFRHKTKHWYFVIGMPAILIIHLILTYLLVRNI; encoded by the coding sequence ATTAAGATATTGATCGTATACCTATTGCTTATAAACTTTGTCGCATTTACCTTGATGGCAATAGACAAAAACAGAGCTAAAAAACATGAGTGGAGAATAAAAGAGGCCACTTTATTTCTTTCAGCTATTATCGGTGGAAGCATTGGAGCTATCGCAGGTATGCAGGTATTTCGACACAAAACTAAACATTGGTATTTTGTAATTGGGATGCCTGCGATACTTATAATACACCTTATTTTGACCTATTTGTTAGTCAGAAATATCTGA
- a CDS encoding methyl-accepting chemotaxis protein — MILAGDYIISYVDTSLNGQLVSEAGNDYLKNIKAYVDSGSTDVITLSKGGSYGKVYLAASPIQGTSWTLISSVPIKDVEASANKFMTLAIVALVVLIVVIAVVISVTINQVITRPVNGLSEGITKISGGDFTTVMPADKGDEIGLISKEMGQYVQIMNATIHSIQEKSDQLQADASASRDASARMSEEAKEQSESMGQIQNTMDDISNAVSELANNATQLANAVSDLTDSGNNTNETMLELVEQADVGHHDMDTVQNNMKLITTSMNEMNDVVITVGESADKITEIVKMIESISQQTNLLSLNASIEAARAGEAGKGFAVVADEIGKLALNSQEATKEISAIIMEITQLIQNLSNKSQISVNAIGENSEAVSKAGTSFNKIFEDLNSAAGVMRNMIGMMGEVNNIAASVAAISEQQSASSQEVTATVTALAESAHEIANESKGVEDAANSVSDSAAAINDELGKFTIG; from the coding sequence ATGATTCTTGCCGGAGATTATATTATTTCCTATGTTGATACTTCTCTTAACGGTCAGTTGGTATCAGAAGCAGGAAATGACTACTTAAAGAATATCAAAGCTTATGTAGACAGTGGTTCAACTGATGTAATAACACTTTCAAAGGGCGGGTCATACGGCAAAGTCTATCTGGCTGCATCACCTATCCAGGGTACAAGCTGGACCCTTATTTCATCTGTGCCGATAAAGGATGTCGAAGCTTCAGCAAATAAATTTATGACCCTTGCAATTGTTGCGCTGGTAGTTCTTATTGTTGTTATCGCGGTAGTAATATCAGTAACAATAAATCAGGTGATCACAAGGCCTGTAAATGGGCTTTCCGAAGGGATTACGAAGATCTCGGGCGGAGACTTTACAACTGTAATGCCGGCAGATAAAGGTGATGAAATAGGTCTGATCTCAAAAGAAATGGGGCAATATGTTCAGATAATGAATGCTACGATCCATTCTATACAGGAAAAATCAGATCAGCTGCAGGCAGATGCCTCAGCTTCAAGAGATGCTTCAGCCAGAATGTCAGAAGAAGCTAAAGAGCAGTCAGAGTCAATGGGTCAGATTCAGAACACCATGGATGATATTTCGAATGCAGTAAGTGAGCTGGCTAATAATGCGACTCAGCTTGCGAATGCTGTTTCAGACCTTACTGACAGTGGAAACAATACTAATGAAACAATGCTTGAACTAGTTGAGCAGGCTGATGTCGGACATCACGATATGGACACAGTTCAGAACAACATGAAGCTTATAACAACGTCGATGAATGAGATGAATGATGTTGTTATAACAGTCGGAGAATCAGCGGATAAGATAACGGAAATCGTTAAGATGATAGAATCAATTTCGCAGCAGACAAACCTTCTGTCCCTTAATGCAAGCATAGAAGCAGCCAGGGCAGGCGAGGCAGGAAAAGGCTTTGCGGTTGTTGCTGATGAGATCGGAAAGCTGGCATTGAACAGCCAGGAAGCTACGAAAGAGATCAGCGCAATCATCATGGAGATAACGCAGCTTATACAGAATCTTTCGAATAAATCACAGATCAGTGTAAATGCGATCGGTGAGAATAGTGAGGCGGTATCGAAGGCAGGAACCAGTTTTAATAAGATTTTTGAAGATTTGAATTCTGCAGCCGGTGTAATGCGAAATATGATAGGAATGATGGGTGAGGTCAATAATATTGCTGCTTCGGTTGCAGCAATTTCAGAGCAGCAGTCAGCAAGCTCGCAGGAAGTTACGGCAACTGTTACTGCCCTAGCAGAGAGTGCACACGAAATCGCCAATGAATCCAAAGGAGTTGAGGATGCAGCCAATTCTGTATCTGATTCAGCGGCAGCGATCAATGACGAATTAGGTAAATTTACGATTGGGTGA
- a CDS encoding divergent PAP2 family protein, translating into MNELLANRILLTGVAAWAVAQLIKMIIHTITTRTLDWRRLVGDGGMPSCHSSTVTATALMTGFESGFNSPVFAIATILAIIVMHDAMGVRLETGKQAKRLNEMAELFIHLGEPSLSFDTKLKEFVGHTPMQVAVGFLLGIIVAIVSFYNF; encoded by the coding sequence ATGAACGAACTTCTTGCTAATCGTATATTGTTAACCGGTGTTGCCGCCTGGGCGGTTGCGCAGCTTATAAAAATGATCATACATACGATCACCACGAGAACCTTAGACTGGCGCAGACTGGTCGGTGACGGTGGAATGCCAAGCTGCCATTCCAGCACGGTAACTGCAACAGCATTGATGACTGGGTTTGAAAGCGGATTTAACTCTCCCGTCTTTGCCATAGCCACGATCCTTGCAATAATTGTCATGCACGATGCCATGGGTGTCCGGCTTGAGACAGGCAAGCAGGCAAAGCGCTTAAATGAAATGGCTGAGTTATTTATCCATCTTGGAGAGCCTTCCCTAAGTTTTGATACAAAGCTTAAAGAATTCGTAGGGCACACTCCTATGCAGGTTGCAGTTGGTTTTTTACTCGGAATCATAGTTGCAATCGTATCTTTCTATAATTTTTAA
- a CDS encoding carboxylesterase family protein, whose protein sequence is MKRFGRTMVSAMVVAAMLSGCGSTAATSTETSSSAVGTEAASTESASTAASEAASEAASTEAAVEKSSVRTTAYGDVEGALQDGVEVYYGIPYGKEPVGDLRWKAPEKPDSWEETKDVSEKEDMAIQLATVDGESQVTGTTDCLNLDVYTTPDAEKKPVIVYIHGGNNQTGNAQEIPGTDIVKNDDAVYVSVNYRLGYQGFNCLPALIDDENNTGNFAMLDLAASLQWVRDNIANFGGDPENVTVSGFSAGGRDVMAMLISPTFEGLFDKAIAYSGGMTVSDVEESQRKIAEKMAPLAVEDGKAEDEESAAEWLLQDTDEVKEYLYSITDERLTSISLGAGIRMSGFPHLYADDVVIPSKGFSAEYVNDVPVLMLTGSSEFTFFGCTDSYFDSLEDDEKGAAIEFTDKYGSDFYRIFNTQLSAEKMDPNYNSDIYIAQINYGGRDSASKIDLFGSFHGIFVPMLSNTHGYSGIYDFESQDGYQDMAQKFNAYLKNFINTGDPNGEGTDTEWKTWTSDEKNTMVFDADETAGSTELKDVFKTNAEIISEIDADDSVSDEVKTYIVQNIMNGRWFSADMDEHFNTPSLW, encoded by the coding sequence ATGAAAAGGTTTGGTAGGACTATGGTTTCTGCAATGGTTGTAGCAGCAATGCTTTCAGGCTGCGGAAGCACAGCAGCAACGTCGACGGAGACGTCATCAAGCGCAGTCGGAACAGAGGCGGCGTCAACAGAGTCTGCGTCTACAGCAGCGTCTGAGGCAGCTTCAGAAGCGGCATCAACAGAGGCAGCTGTAGAGAAGTCATCTGTAAGAACGACTGCTTATGGCGATGTAGAGGGAGCTCTGCAGGACGGTGTCGAGGTTTATTACGGAATTCCTTACGGCAAAGAGCCTGTGGGAGACCTTAGATGGAAGGCACCGGAAAAGCCTGACAGCTGGGAAGAGACAAAAGATGTCAGTGAGAAAGAGGATATGGCTATACAGCTTGCCACAGTAGATGGTGAGTCACAGGTCACAGGTACGACAGATTGCCTGAATTTAGATGTATATACAACTCCTGATGCTGAGAAGAAGCCGGTTATCGTATATATTCATGGTGGAAACAATCAGACCGGAAATGCACAGGAAATTCCGGGAACTGATATCGTTAAAAATGACGATGCGGTTTATGTATCGGTAAACTACAGGCTCGGATATCAGGGATTCAACTGTCTCCCGGCTTTGATAGATGATGAAAATAATACAGGAAATTTTGCAATGCTCGACCTTGCAGCATCGCTTCAGTGGGTAAGAGACAATATCGCTAATTTCGGCGGTGATCCGGAAAATGTAACTGTAAGCGGATTTTCTGCAGGCGGACGTGATGTAATGGCTATGCTCATCAGCCCGACTTTTGAGGGACTTTTTGACAAGGCTATCGCATACAGCGGCGGCATGACAGTATCTGATGTAGAGGAATCACAGAGAAAGATCGCTGAAAAAATGGCTCCTCTCGCTGTTGAAGACGGAAAAGCCGAGGATGAAGAGTCTGCAGCAGAATGGCTCCTTCAGGATACTGATGAGGTTAAAGAATATCTTTATTCAATAACAGATGAGAGACTTACATCTATAAGCCTCGGAGCAGGCATCAGAATGAGCGGTTTCCCTCATCTTTATGCCGATGATGTTGTAATTCCTTCTAAGGGATTTTCGGCTGAATATGTAAATGATGTGCCGGTACTTATGCTTACAGGAAGCAGTGAATTTACATTCTTCGGTTGCACTGATTCATATTTTGACAGCCTTGAGGACGATGAAAAGGGCGCAGCTATTGAATTTACAGATAAATACGGCAGTGATTTCTACAGAATTTTCAACACTCAGCTCAGTGCTGAAAAGATGGATCCAAATTATAATTCTGATATTTATATTGCTCAGATAAATTATGGCGGAAGAGATTCTGCAAGTAAGATCGATCTTTTTGGATCATTCCACGGTATATTTGTACCGATGCTCAGCAATACTCATGGATACAGCGGAATCTATGATTTTGAGTCACAGGATGGCTACCAGGATATGGCTCAGAAATTTAATGCTTACCTCAAGAACTTTATCAATACCGGTGATCCAAACGGTGAGGGCACAGACACAGAATGGAAGACCTGGACTTCTGATGAGAAAAATACCATGGTATTTGATGCTGATGAAACAGCCGGAAGTACAGAACTTAAGGATGTATTCAAGACAAATGCGGAGATCATTTCTGAAATCGATGCAGATGACAGTGTGAGCGATGAAGTTAAGACTTATATTGTTCAGAATATAATGAACGGAAGATGGTTCAGTGCCGACATGGATGAGCACTTCAATACACCGTCACTTTGGTAA
- a CDS encoding acyltransferase family protein: MTNEKKFIPIVDIVKAAACIMIFLYHCNTILPAGWKFLTVLGQDMGNNLFFMVSGFALAPSIRKTPGNEFLSWYKRRLIRILPITFLAYFGAFLMGFYSLTSLSQLVTVFIYPTLYWFVSAILIYYILLFIIGKITKGREQILIAGFIFILFAIFSERQEKLYLIGLLAMLSGFILREKIDEIDFNAKEIPKFFSSRFLIFGISLMAFIIGKPGNIRYFSSILTDIGVIGVGSSLLMIGYGKNKTLSEFFTENKAASAVIKYIGGMALPIYLVQCFCSGYIGYMISLLIPFPRSFLVNFVVIWGIGTVLYYISRFCTKKFSA; the protein is encoded by the coding sequence ATGACGAATGAAAAAAAGTTTATCCCGATAGTTGATATCGTGAAGGCGGCGGCCTGCATAATGATCTTTTTATATCATTGCAATACGATACTCCCGGCAGGTTGGAAATTCCTGACTGTTTTGGGGCAGGATATGGGAAATAACCTTTTCTTTATGGTGAGTGGTTTTGCGCTGGCACCGTCCATCAGAAAAACTCCGGGGAACGAATTTTTATCCTGGTATAAAAGGCGTCTCATCAGGATTTTACCGATAACATTTCTGGCTTATTTCGGTGCCTTTTTAATGGGATTTTACAGTCTAACGAGCCTTAGCCAGTTAGTTACGGTATTTATTTATCCGACTCTTTACTGGTTCGTTTCAGCAATATTGATCTATTATATTCTTCTTTTTATCATAGGAAAAATTACAAAAGGGCGGGAGCAGATCCTGATAGCCGGATTTATATTTATTCTTTTTGCAATATTTTCCGAAAGACAGGAAAAACTTTATCTCATAGGTCTGTTGGCTATGCTTTCGGGATTTATCTTAAGAGAGAAAATTGATGAAATAGATTTTAATGCTAAAGAAATTCCTAAATTTTTCAGCAGCAGATTTCTGATCTTTGGAATTTCTCTCATGGCTTTTATCATCGGAAAGCCCGGAAATATCAGATATTTTTCAAGTATCCTTACCGATATCGGCGTGATTGGAGTCGGGAGTTCGCTGCTTATGATCGGATATGGGAAAAATAAAACGCTTTCAGAATTTTTTACAGAAAATAAGGCGGCTTCGGCGGTTATAAAATATATTGGCGGGATGGCACTTCCAATTTATCTGGTTCAATGTTTCTGTTCCGGATATATAGGCTATATGATAAGCCTTCTTATCCCGTTTCCGAGGTCATTCCTTGTGAATTTTGTGGTCATATGGGGAATCGGAACGGTGCTTTATTATATAAGTAGATTTTGTACAAAGAAATTTTCAGCCTGA